CCGGAGCGGATGGACCACCACGCGGGCCCTGAAGAGGTGGCCGAGCGACAGGACGCCGTCGAGCGAGCGGTTCTCCTGCTGATGGAAACCCTGTCTCCGAGGCAACGCGCCGCGTACGTCCTGCGAGAGGGCTTCGGCTGCCCGTACGACCGGATCGCCGAGATCCTGCACCTCAGCGTCGTCAACAGGAGGCAGCAGCTTGCACGCGCCCAGCGGCGTCTCAACGGGAACCACCGCAGGCAGCAGGCCGACTCCGTCGCGCACCGGCGTCTTGTTCAGGCGTTCGTCTCGGCGGCCCGGACCGGAGACCGCGGACACCTGGAAAGACTGATGCGGGCTGTCGGCGGTGACCGCTGCGGCAGGTGTCAACGGGCCTGGCCGGGCGGGCGGAATCTCGTCGACGCAGACGTGCCCGGGCCGGGTGACGGCGTACCGGACGTCGTCGGCGATTTTCCTTTCGGGCTCTGCCCGTCGCGACGAGTCCAGGCTCGACGGGGACGACGCGTGCCCCGCGCCGTCGCCTCCTGCCGCAACGCCGCTGAGAAGGCAGTGATCCCGAACCTGGAACCTGGTGGCCGCTGCACGACGCCGGCGGTCATGGACCTACGCCCCGAGGTCGAGGAGATCTGCACCGCGGCACCCTTGCTCCGCGGCAGGTGAGCAGGTCGGCGCACATAGATGCCGTTCGGTGGCGGGCATACGCGTCCGCTCCCCCGCGTCGGCACCGGGAACGGTCCGCTCAGCATGACGCGCGTCGTCACCAGGATGTCCAGCGCGTCGAAACGCCCGACGGTCGCCTTCGCGGCCTCCTGCACCGGCCGCCAGTCGGCCACGCCCAGTTTCAGGACGGGCATCTCGCCGGAGCGACCCGGGCGTCCGCCTTCGACAGGGCGGCGGCCGTGGCCCGGCCGAGGAGATCAGGGGCAGGGCGCATGCCGGTTCAGTGCGGTTGAAATGACGTTCATGCGCTCGGCGAGGACCGCGAGTTTCCGGCGCAGTTCCGTGACCCGGTTACGAAGCTCGGCGGCTTCGGCGGTCAGCGATTCGAACGTGGGACGTGGGTGGCCCTCTCCTTTCGGTGAGGGCCACCTCGAGAACCTACTTCTGCCGTGCGAGCCAGTCGGCGAACCGGGTCTCCGCGACGTGCGCGTCCGGGCCGGGCAGGAGCGTGTTCTCCTGCAGCGGGGCGCCCCAGTACGTCGCCTGCGGAT
This portion of the Streptomyces canus genome encodes:
- a CDS encoding sigma factor-like helix-turn-helix DNA-binding protein; amino-acid sequence: MDHHAGPEEVAERQDAVERAVLLLMETLSPRQRAAYVLREGFGCPYDRIAEILHLSVVNRRQQLARAQRRLNGNHRRQQADSVAHRRLVQAFVSAARTGDRGHLERLMRAVGGDRCGRCQRAWPGGRNLVDADVPGPGDGVPDVVGDFPFGLCPSRRVQARRGRRVPRAVASCRNAAEKAVIPNLEPGGRCTTPAVMDLRPEVEEICTAAPLLRGR